In Sideroxyarcus emersonii, one DNA window encodes the following:
- a CDS encoding polymer-forming cytoskeletal protein, translating into MFSSRNSKPQNRIDSLVGAGTRIDGNVSFTGGLRVDGEIKGNVIADLSRPSTLVLSEHARVDGEIRVTHLVVNGTVVGPVNASEYLELQSKAKVTGDVHYKTLEIQLGAIVEGRLIHLAEAEDKVVAFKLGAAES; encoded by the coding sequence ATGTTCAGCAGTCGGAATAGTAAACCGCAGAACCGTATCGACTCCCTGGTCGGCGCCGGGACCCGGATCGATGGCAACGTCAGTTTTACCGGCGGCTTGCGCGTGGACGGAGAGATCAAGGGCAATGTCATTGCTGATCTGAGCAGGCCGAGCACCCTGGTGCTGAGCGAGCATGCGCGCGTGGATGGCGAGATCAGGGTTACCCATCTGGTGGTGAACGGCACCGTCGTGGGGCCCGTGAACGCCTCGGAATACCTGGAACTGCAGAGCAAGGCCAAGGTCACAGGAGATGTGCACTATAAGACGCTGGAGATACAGTTGGGCGCGATCGTCGAAGGCAGACTGATTCATTTGGCGGAAGCGGAAGACAAGGTAGTGGCATTCAAACTCGGTGCAGCCGAGTCTTAA
- a CDS encoding keratin, giving the protein MIRSLRRKFSISAPRLSVRPHVPWYVRWAIVLPILALFGLLVWWAYNSGLEFAGFHRGQTEKELTELRERVHYLESENASQANQIAAYERQGQIEQASTQGIEAQLRSLNDENARLKEDLLFFQNLPLTGAREAELSIHRLKIEPDSLPGEYLCRMLLVQSVQQRGKAFQGNMQLVVNGEQDGRKVVLQFPQEDSPSDVAGYQLSFKYYQRVDKGFKLPPEMKVESVQVRVFEKGMQEPKVQQTVNLPS; this is encoded by the coding sequence ATGATACGGAGCTTAAGGCGCAAATTCAGTATCTCGGCTCCGCGGCTGTCGGTACGCCCGCATGTGCCGTGGTATGTGCGCTGGGCGATCGTGTTGCCGATTCTGGCGCTGTTCGGCCTGCTGGTCTGGTGGGCCTACAATTCCGGGCTGGAATTCGCGGGATTCCACCGCGGCCAGACAGAGAAGGAACTGACCGAACTGCGCGAACGGGTGCATTACCTGGAAAGCGAGAATGCTTCCCAGGCCAATCAGATCGCAGCCTATGAACGCCAGGGGCAGATCGAGCAGGCGTCGACCCAGGGCATCGAGGCACAGCTGAGAAGTCTGAACGACGAGAATGCGCGCCTGAAGGAGGATCTGCTGTTCTTCCAGAACCTGCCGCTGACCGGCGCACGCGAGGCCGAGCTGTCCATCCACCGGCTGAAGATCGAGCCGGATTCGCTGCCCGGCGAATATCTGTGCCGCATGTTGCTGGTGCAGAGCGTGCAGCAACGGGGCAAGGCGTTCCAGGGGAATATGCAGCTGGTGGTCAACGGCGAGCAAGATGGCAGAAAAGTAGTGCTACAATTCCCGCAGGAAGACTCGCCGTCGGATGTGGCGGGTTACCAGCTGAGTTTCAAGTATTACCAGCGTGTGGACAAGGGTTTCAAGCTGCCGCCGGAGATGAAGGTCGAGAGCGTCCAGGTGCGGGTGTTCGAAAAAGGGATGCAGGAACCCAAGGTGCAACAGACGGTCAACTTGCCGTCGTAA
- the argC gene encoding N-acetyl-gamma-glutamyl-phosphate reductase: protein MLKIGIVGGTGYTGVELLRLLAGHPQAELRAITSRADAGMPVSQMFPSLRGYVDLAFTHPDQAGLDQCDVVFFATPNGIAMQQARALLEAGVRVIDLAADFRIKDIAVWEKWYGMSHACPDLVAEAVYGLPEVNRAQIRQARLVANPGCYPTAVQLGFIPLLEAGLIEDGSLIADAKSGVSGAGRKAEIHTLFAEAGDNFKAYGVAGHRHLPEIRQGLANVIGKPVGLTFVPHLTPMIRGIHATLYGRLKQDADLQALFEQRYANEAFVDVLPAGSLPETRSVRGSNLCRIAVHRPQGGDTVVVLSVIDNLVKGAAGQAVQNMNIMFGLPESTGLNVVPLLP, encoded by the coding sequence GTGTTGAAGATCGGGATCGTAGGCGGTACGGGTTATACCGGAGTCGAGTTGCTGCGGTTGCTGGCGGGACATCCGCAGGCCGAGTTGCGGGCGATCACTTCGCGTGCCGATGCCGGTATGCCGGTGAGCCAGATGTTCCCCAGCTTGCGTGGCTACGTCGACCTTGCGTTTACCCATCCGGACCAGGCGGGTCTCGACCAGTGCGATGTGGTGTTCTTCGCCACTCCCAATGGCATTGCCATGCAGCAGGCGCGCGCCTTGCTGGAAGCCGGGGTGCGGGTGATCGACCTGGCTGCCGATTTCCGTATCAAGGACATCGCCGTCTGGGAGAAGTGGTACGGCATGAGCCATGCCTGCCCGGACCTGGTTGCCGAGGCCGTATATGGCCTGCCGGAAGTGAACCGGGCGCAGATCAGGCAGGCGCGGCTGGTGGCGAATCCGGGGTGTTATCCGACCGCGGTGCAGCTGGGTTTCATTCCTTTGCTGGAGGCTGGGCTGATCGAGGACGGTTCGCTGATCGCCGATGCCAAATCCGGTGTGTCCGGGGCTGGGCGCAAGGCCGAGATCCACACCCTGTTCGCTGAGGCGGGCGACAATTTCAAGGCTTACGGAGTGGCAGGCCATCGGCACCTGCCGGAGATCAGGCAAGGCCTGGCGAACGTGATCGGCAAACCGGTCGGGCTGACTTTCGTGCCGCACCTGACGCCGATGATACGCGGCATCCATGCCACATTGTATGGGCGGCTCAAGCAGGATGCCGACTTGCAGGCGTTGTTCGAGCAGCGCTATGCCAACGAAGCGTTCGTCGATGTGCTGCCTGCCGGCAGCCTGCCGGAGACGCGTTCTGTGCGCGGCTCCAACCTGTGCCGCATCGCGGTGCACAGGCCGCAAGGCGGCGATACCGTGGTGGTGCTGTCGGTGATCGACAATCTGGTGAAAGGGGCGGCGGGGCAGGCGGTGCAGAACATGAACATCATGTTCGGTTTGCCCGAGTCGACCGGATTGAACGTGGTTCCACTGTTGCCCTGA
- the rpsI gene encoding 30S ribosomal protein S9 has translation MSVTYNYGTGRRKSAVARVFIKPGKGEIIVNDKPIDVFFSRETGRMVVRQPLELTETVGKFDIMVNVTGGGESGQAGAVRHGITRALIDYDANLKSTLSKAGLVTRDAREVERKKVGLRKARRRKQFSKR, from the coding sequence ATGAGCGTGACTTATAACTACGGAACGGGCCGTCGCAAGAGCGCGGTGGCACGTGTGTTCATCAAGCCTGGCAAGGGCGAAATCATCGTCAACGACAAGCCGATCGACGTGTTCTTCTCCCGCGAGACAGGCCGCATGGTGGTGCGTCAGCCGCTGGAACTGACCGAGACGGTGGGCAAATTCGACATCATGGTGAACGTCACCGGTGGCGGCGAATCCGGTCAGGCCGGTGCGGTGCGCCACGGCATTACCCGTGCATTGATTGACTACGATGCCAACCTCAAGTCCACCTTGAGCAAGGCAGGCCTGGTGACCCGAGATGCGCGTGAAGTCGAGCGTAAAAAGGTCGGTCTGCGCAAGGCGCGTCGCAGGAAGCAATTCTCCAAGCGTTAA
- the rplM gene encoding 50S ribosomal protein L13, whose protein sequence is MKTFSAKPHEVQHDWLLVDASNQVLGRLASQIAARLRGKHKAIYTPHVDTGDFVVVVNADKLRVTGNKAQAKMYYRHSTYPGGLYETNFTKLQQRHPQRVLQKAVRGMLPKGPLGYAMLSKLKVYGGATHPHSAQQPKPIDLLKA, encoded by the coding sequence ATGAAAACATTTTCCGCAAAGCCGCACGAAGTCCAGCACGACTGGCTGCTGGTCGATGCCAGCAATCAAGTACTGGGGCGTTTGGCCAGCCAGATCGCAGCCCGTTTGCGCGGCAAGCATAAGGCCATCTATACGCCGCACGTCGATACCGGCGATTTCGTTGTGGTCGTCAATGCCGACAAGTTGCGCGTGACCGGCAACAAGGCACAGGCCAAGATGTACTACCGCCACTCCACTTACCCGGGCGGCCTGTACGAAACGAATTTCACCAAGCTGCAACAGCGCCATCCGCAGCGCGTGCTGCAAAAGGCCGTGCGCGGCATGTTGCCGAAAGGCCCGCTGGGCTACGCCATGCTGAGCAAGCTCAAGGTGTACGGCGGTGCGACCCATCCGCACAGCGCGCAGCAACCGAAACCCATCGATCTGTTGAAGGCTTAA
- a CDS encoding FGGY family carbohydrate kinase has protein sequence MIAAVALDLGTTAIKAGLLSQDGTLSSIVVRPAPEIVADGGRYESDALAYAQAADVVLAECLAQTDSRQLLGLCSQRSSFLLWERVSGKPVTPLISWQDDRGKESCAALREHEGVIRKLAGLPLTPYYLAPKLRALLQGQPAWRERLLSGEWLLGTLDTFLIWRWTGGERYLTDVSMAARTLLMDIHGRRWSPELCGLFDIPLQALPQIGPSTGLGIPLNNGLVLQASMGDQSAALVASIPAGQPEALVNLGTGGFVVCYLPEGRSAPDGYLQTLVWQDGARRAYLACEGTLNSIAAALAPYPAAMCRVEELACDDIFCLAEPSGLGAPYFRSDLGVTFSAPVGHLPPQRVAGLLLEGIIFRVARILEDFQRECGIRRACLSGGLSGLECLQQGIALCAPFPIQRLVQAEAGLVGAARLAAGMDGTYGRAAANIEVPQFPSGLPGKYGRWKAWLDGVLRNRAPGQAERING, from the coding sequence ATGATCGCCGCCGTCGCGCTCGACCTGGGAACGACGGCGATCAAGGCGGGCCTGCTGTCGCAGGACGGTACGCTCAGCAGTATCGTGGTTCGGCCGGCACCCGAGATCGTCGCGGACGGCGGACGGTATGAGAGCGATGCACTGGCCTATGCGCAGGCTGCCGATGTGGTGCTGGCCGAATGTCTGGCGCAGACGGATTCCCGCCAGCTCTTGGGTCTGTGCAGCCAGCGCTCTTCTTTCCTGCTGTGGGAGCGCGTCAGCGGCAAGCCGGTCACGCCGCTCATCTCCTGGCAGGATGACAGGGGCAAGGAGAGCTGTGCCGCATTGCGCGAGCATGAGGGCGTCATCCGCAAGCTGGCCGGATTGCCGCTGACGCCGTATTACCTGGCGCCGAAACTGCGGGCCTTGCTGCAAGGGCAGCCGGCATGGCGCGAGCGGTTGCTGAGCGGCGAATGGCTGCTGGGGACGCTGGACACCTTTCTCATCTGGCGCTGGACCGGCGGCGAGCGGTATCTGACCGATGTTTCGATGGCGGCCCGCACCTTGTTGATGGATATCCATGGCCGGCGGTGGTCGCCGGAATTGTGCGGACTGTTCGACATCCCTTTGCAGGCCTTGCCGCAGATAGGACCTTCGACCGGCCTCGGTATCCCGTTGAACAATGGTTTGGTCCTGCAGGCCAGCATGGGCGACCAGTCGGCCGCGCTGGTGGCCAGTATCCCCGCCGGGCAGCCGGAAGCACTGGTCAACCTGGGGACCGGCGGGTTCGTCGTCTGTTACCTGCCTGAAGGCAGGAGTGCCCCAGACGGCTATTTGCAGACGCTGGTTTGGCAGGACGGGGCGCGGCGGGCATACCTGGCCTGCGAGGGGACGCTCAATTCCATCGCGGCCGCGCTGGCGCCTTATCCGGCGGCGATGTGCCGGGTGGAAGAGCTGGCCTGCGACGATATCTTCTGCCTGGCCGAGCCGAGCGGACTGGGTGCGCCGTATTTTCGCAGCGATCTGGGCGTGACGTTCTCGGCGCCGGTGGGGCACCTGCCGCCGCAGCGGGTCGCCGGCCTGCTGCTGGAAGGCATCATTTTCCGCGTGGCGCGGATACTGGAGGATTTCCAGCGCGAATGCGGCATCCGGCGCGCCTGTTTGTCCGGCGGCCTGTCCGGCCTGGAGTGCCTGCAGCAAGGGATCGCGCTTTGCGCACCTTTCCCCATCCAGCGGCTGGTGCAGGCTGAGGCTGGCCTGGTCGGGGCGGCCCGGCTGGCTGCCGGAATGGATGGTACGTACGGCAGAGCGGCCGCAAACATAGAGGTACCGCAGTTTCCATCCGGGTTGCCGGGGAAATATGGGCGCTGGAAGGCGTGGCTGGACGGGGTGCTGCGCAACCGGGCTCCGGGGCAGGCGGAGCGGATCAACGGATAG
- a CDS encoding glycerol-3-phosphate dehydrogenase/oxidase produces the protein MKRDFSALRGEFDLLVCGGGIYGAWTAYDAALRGLRVALVEQGDWAGATSSASSKLIHGGLRYLETYDFRLVRKALKERSLLLQAAPHRVWPLRFGVPVYADSRNGTLLLKAGLTLYDMLAGFPDEPMRHRYHGKQEFSAHFPFLDDATLKGGFTYGDAQTDDARLVLELVAGAMAHGAVCVNYARLVAWNEERAQVCGATVLDVESGITTQVRASQCVSTAGQWTAATEQGRSWCRLSKGIHLVLPALPTNEAILLTTKEDGRVFFVIPWYGRTLLGTTDTDYRGDIEHVMVEEADVEYLLAAASRYLKTAWTRADVIGSYAGLRVMKRSDAAHPSDASRDWELKAAANGLLYAIGGKLTSAREDATVIVDTVCARLGVAAGCATRGGGFPWEPLQDFAAWSADAVATAQRFGIDAECAGWLLHRHGARVDQVLRMVEETPQLAARIVPALPFVYADLLLCARDEMAVHLSDLLRRRMPLLILARLDARAVRHLAELVAPVLGWDEARIVQETGACCA, from the coding sequence ATGAAGCGCGACTTTTCCGCGCTGCGCGGGGAGTTCGACCTGCTGGTCTGCGGCGGCGGCATCTACGGCGCGTGGACTGCTTACGATGCGGCACTGCGCGGTCTGCGGGTCGCGCTGGTAGAGCAGGGCGACTGGGCGGGCGCGACCTCGTCGGCGTCGAGCAAGCTGATCCACGGCGGCCTGCGCTATCTGGAGACCTACGATTTCCGGCTGGTGCGCAAGGCGCTGAAGGAGCGGAGCCTGCTGTTGCAGGCGGCACCGCATCGCGTGTGGCCGCTGCGCTTCGGCGTGCCGGTGTATGCGGACAGCCGCAACGGCACCTTGTTGCTGAAAGCGGGACTGACCTTGTACGACATGCTGGCCGGGTTCCCGGACGAGCCGATGCGGCATCGTTACCACGGCAAGCAGGAATTCTCCGCTCATTTCCCGTTTCTGGACGATGCCACCCTGAAGGGCGGCTTCACCTACGGCGACGCGCAGACCGACGATGCGCGGCTGGTGCTGGAGCTGGTAGCAGGTGCGATGGCGCATGGCGCGGTGTGCGTCAATTATGCCAGGCTCGTGGCATGGAACGAGGAGCGCGCGCAGGTGTGCGGCGCCACGGTGCTGGACGTGGAGAGCGGCATCACGACACAAGTGCGCGCCAGCCAATGCGTGAGCACAGCCGGGCAATGGACGGCTGCGACGGAACAAGGCAGGTCATGGTGCCGCCTGAGCAAGGGCATCCATCTGGTGCTGCCGGCCTTGCCGACGAACGAGGCGATCCTGCTCACGACGAAAGAGGACGGACGCGTGTTCTTTGTCATCCCGTGGTACGGGCGCACGCTGCTCGGCACTACCGATACCGATTATCGTGGCGACATCGAGCATGTGATGGTCGAAGAGGCTGACGTGGAATACCTGCTGGCCGCCGCCAGCCGCTACCTGAAGACGGCGTGGACCCGGGCGGATGTCATCGGCAGCTATGCCGGCTTGCGTGTGATGAAGCGGAGCGATGCCGCGCATCCTTCTGACGCCAGCCGCGATTGGGAACTGAAGGCCGCCGCCAACGGCCTGCTTTACGCCATCGGCGGCAAGCTCACCTCGGCGCGCGAAGACGCGACCGTGATCGTCGATACGGTATGCGCCCGGCTTGGTGTGGCGGCCGGCTGTGCTACCCGGGGCGGGGGCTTCCCCTGGGAGCCCCTGCAGGATTTTGCGGCCTGGTCGGCTGATGCTGTGGCGACGGCGCAGCGCTTCGGCATCGATGCGGAGTGCGCGGGATGGCTGCTGCATCGCCACGGCGCCCGCGTCGATCAGGTCTTGCGCATGGTCGAGGAAACGCCACAGCTGGCCGCGCGCATCGTGCCGGCGCTGCCATTCGTCTATGCCGATCTGCTGCTGTGCGCGCGCGACGAGATGGCGGTACACCTGTCCGACCTGTTGCGCCGGCGCATGCCGTTGCTGATCCTGGCGCGGCTGGACGCCCGTGCGGTGCGTCATCTGGCGGAACTGGTGGCGCCGGTTCTGGGCTGGGACGAAGCCAGGATCGTCCAGGAGACCGGGGCTTGTTGCGCATGA
- a CDS encoding glycerophosphodiester phosphodiesterase, whose product MNGTLVFAHRGANREAAENTRTAFDKALHYPIDGIETDVQLSRDEIAVLWHDRDLKKLELPGKRIDDFDLAQLQAMDFAAHFGASATPEGVMQLREFIAAYRARCRLLLEIKNRDWESVARQELKVRQTLALAGPAADDRIMVSSFNLDSLVYAHRIDPRCPLVFNLEPEHDVDFARRTLTRQPFLHGLCVHISTLDVDMMGLVRERGKRIAVYTCNSEAEIGRALALEVDVLISDVPQMALRMRDE is encoded by the coding sequence ATGAACGGAACGTTGGTCTTCGCCCATCGCGGCGCGAACAGGGAGGCGGCTGAAAACACGCGCACCGCTTTCGACAAGGCACTGCATTACCCGATAGACGGCATCGAGACCGATGTGCAGCTGAGCCGCGACGAGATCGCCGTGCTGTGGCATGACCGCGACCTGAAGAAACTGGAGCTGCCCGGCAAGCGCATCGACGATTTCGACCTGGCACAGTTGCAGGCGATGGATTTCGCCGCGCATTTCGGCGCATCGGCTACTCCCGAAGGGGTGATGCAGCTGCGGGAGTTCATTGCCGCCTACCGCGCGCGCTGCCGTTTGCTGCTGGAGATCAAGAATCGCGACTGGGAATCTGTCGCGCGCCAGGAGTTGAAGGTCAGGCAGACGCTGGCGCTGGCCGGGCCGGCGGCGGACGACCGCATCATGGTCTCTTCCTTCAACCTGGACAGCCTGGTCTATGCGCATCGCATCGATCCCCGTTGCCCGCTGGTGTTCAATCTTGAGCCGGAACACGATGTGGATTTCGCGCGGCGGACATTGACCCGACAGCCCTTCCTGCATGGCCTGTGTGTCCACATCTCCACGCTGGACGTTGATATGATGGGTCTGGTGCGCGAACGCGGCAAACGCATCGCCGTGTATACCTGCAACAGCGAAGCCGAGATCGGCCGCGCGCTGGCGCTGGAAGTGGATGTGCTGATCAGCGACGTGCCGCAGATGGCGTTGCGGATGAGGGACGAATGA
- a CDS encoding carboxylesterase encodes MLREYDGEKMGILGLRHRPSGVNARFAGKGWPFADYVSQTQAMLRQLHEGKNEAERIVTGNSPFELHPAGDYRQGRDKPCRRGVLLTHGLTDSPYHMRHLAAFFQRNGFRVMAVLLPGHGTQPGDLLEMHRREWAAAVAYGADCLAAEADEIYLAGFSAGAALSVLQAVQDLRVRGLFLFSPAFEITPLARWANLHKLYSWLMPAAAWVSVMQDKDLYKYESFCKNAAAQMHALTQALPQCDMDIPVFAAASADDATVMPAATLRFMQRARHPCSRLVWYSTEKIERRNVEWVDSAIPERRILSSAHTAIVMPPDDPHYGAAGDYANCLHYCEKDGERYRACMTQPQDAWLGEVDPQYLGRGLLRRLMYNPHYAAMEASMQRFIEELP; translated from the coding sequence TTGTTACGCGAATATGACGGGGAGAAGATGGGGATACTTGGCTTGCGGCACCGACCTTCCGGCGTGAACGCACGTTTTGCCGGCAAGGGATGGCCATTCGCGGACTACGTGTCGCAAACGCAGGCGATGCTGCGACAGCTTCATGAAGGGAAGAATGAAGCGGAAAGGATCGTCACGGGCAACTCCCCTTTCGAGCTGCATCCTGCGGGCGACTATCGGCAGGGGCGCGACAAGCCTTGCCGGCGCGGCGTGCTGCTGACGCACGGCCTGACAGATTCCCCCTATCACATGCGGCATTTGGCCGCGTTCTTCCAGCGCAACGGCTTTCGCGTGATGGCGGTGCTGCTGCCGGGGCATGGTACCCAGCCCGGCGACCTGCTCGAGATGCACCGACGCGAATGGGCGGCGGCCGTGGCCTATGGTGCCGACTGCCTCGCCGCCGAGGCGGACGAGATTTACCTGGCCGGTTTCTCGGCGGGCGCCGCATTGAGCGTGCTGCAGGCCGTGCAGGATTTGCGGGTGCGAGGCCTGTTCCTGTTCTCGCCGGCTTTCGAGATCACCCCGCTGGCGCGCTGGGCCAACCTGCATAAGCTCTATAGCTGGCTGATGCCCGCTGCGGCGTGGGTCAGCGTGATGCAGGACAAGGACCTGTATAAATATGAGTCGTTCTGCAAGAACGCGGCAGCGCAGATGCACGCGCTGACGCAGGCCTTGCCGCAATGCGACATGGACATCCCGGTATTCGCCGCCGCCAGTGCGGACGATGCCACGGTGATGCCGGCCGCGACCCTGCGGTTCATGCAGCGTGCGCGGCATCCATGCAGCAGGCTGGTCTGGTACTCGACCGAAAAGATCGAACGGCGCAATGTGGAATGGGTGGATAGCGCCATCCCCGAAAGACGCATCCTGAGCAGTGCCCATACCGCCATCGTCATGCCGCCGGACGACCCGCACTACGGCGCGGCCGGGGATTATGCCAACTGCCTGCATTATTGCGAGAAGGATGGCGAGCGCTATCGCGCCTGCATGACGCAGCCGCAGGACGCCTGGCTGGGCGAGGTGGATCCGCAGTATCTCGGCCGGGGCTTGTTGCGCCGCCTGATGTACAACCCGCACTATGCTGCGATGGAAGCGTCCATGCAGAGATTCATCGAGGAATTGCCATGA
- a CDS encoding GGDEF domain-containing protein produces the protein MLGILPVEKYRTTARAQFLARLPLPRMKEQAMTPLREILEQRRLSALFQPIIDLKSGEFLGFEGLIRGPADSPLHSPINLFGAAEQQGLQLELEMLSRQTVLETFARLNLPGNLFLNVSPLTLTNPSFKNGQTLAFLSQLGLNPERVIIEITENQPTFDFEGMRNALLHYRSMGFKIAIDDLGEGFSSLRLWSELRPEFIKIDMHFVQGVDHDPIKLQFLKSIQHIAESCGTHVIAEGVETEAELRVVKDIGIALGQGYFIARPSPTPPLLASSETSSIINSTNIAVFPKAELNRRSQMSAHKLLTYVEPVHPETLNDHVFQRFTDNPALRTIPVVKGGKPHGLINRYQFIDRFAKPYQRELMGRKPCGGLIAGEPLLVEKSMPIEELSHFLAEADSRHFADGFIITENGRYIGVASGQDLLRELTQMQLEAARYANPLTLLPGNVPINEHIERLLQADTPFVACYCDLDHFKPFNDTYSYRKGDEMIQLTGRILSWACDPKLDFIGHIGGDDFILLMQSRDWRSRCEQALRSFEQAAELMFREEHLAAGGYSSEGRDGTVTFHPLTSLSIGATQIQPGLFMSHHEVSAAMTDAKKMAKKTAGNSLFIEQRSQPTTRSMP, from the coding sequence ATGCTCGGCATTCTACCTGTCGAAAAGTACCGCACCACCGCCCGCGCACAGTTTTTGGCAAGACTACCCTTGCCGCGCATGAAGGAGCAAGCAATGACGCCTCTCCGCGAAATCCTGGAACAGCGACGCTTGAGCGCACTGTTCCAACCCATCATCGATCTCAAGAGCGGCGAGTTCCTGGGCTTCGAGGGATTGATACGCGGTCCGGCGGACAGTCCGCTGCATTCCCCGATCAACCTGTTCGGCGCCGCGGAACAGCAGGGGCTGCAGCTGGAACTGGAGATGCTGTCGCGCCAGACCGTGCTGGAAACATTCGCCCGGCTCAACCTGCCCGGCAACCTTTTCCTCAACGTCAGCCCGCTGACCTTGACCAACCCGAGCTTCAAGAACGGCCAGACGCTGGCCTTCCTGAGCCAGCTGGGCCTCAACCCGGAACGGGTCATCATCGAGATCACCGAGAACCAGCCGACCTTCGATTTCGAAGGCATGCGCAATGCGTTGCTGCACTACCGCTCGATGGGCTTCAAGATCGCCATCGACGACCTGGGCGAAGGTTTCTCCAGCCTGCGCCTGTGGTCGGAACTGCGCCCGGAATTCATCAAGATCGACATGCATTTCGTGCAGGGCGTGGATCACGACCCGATCAAGCTGCAGTTCCTCAAATCCATCCAGCACATCGCCGAGAGCTGCGGCACCCATGTCATCGCCGAAGGGGTGGAGACCGAAGCCGAGCTGCGCGTAGTGAAGGACATCGGCATCGCCCTGGGCCAGGGCTATTTCATCGCACGCCCCAGCCCGACGCCACCGCTGCTGGCCTCCTCCGAGACCAGCAGCATCATCAACTCGACCAACATCGCCGTCTTCCCCAAGGCCGAACTGAACCGGCGTTCGCAGATGAGCGCACACAAGCTGCTGACCTACGTCGAGCCGGTGCATCCCGAGACCCTGAACGATCATGTGTTCCAGCGCTTCACCGACAATCCCGCGCTGCGCACCATCCCCGTGGTCAAGGGCGGCAAACCGCATGGGCTGATCAACCGCTACCAGTTCATCGACCGCTTCGCCAAGCCCTACCAGCGCGAACTGATGGGCCGGAAACCCTGCGGGGGGCTGATCGCGGGGGAACCGCTGCTGGTGGAGAAGAGCATGCCCATCGAGGAGCTCAGCCACTTCCTGGCGGAAGCCGACAGTCGCCATTTTGCCGACGGCTTCATCATCACCGAAAACGGACGCTACATCGGCGTCGCCTCGGGACAGGACCTGTTGCGGGAGCTGACGCAGATGCAGCTGGAAGCCGCACGCTACGCCAACCCTCTCACGCTGCTGCCGGGCAACGTGCCGATCAATGAGCACATCGAACGCCTGCTGCAGGCGGACACCCCCTTCGTCGCCTGCTATTGCGACCTCGACCACTTCAAGCCCTTCAACGATACCTACAGCTATCGCAAGGGCGACGAAATGATCCAGCTCACCGGCCGCATCCTCAGCTGGGCCTGCGATCCCAAACTCGATTTCATCGGCCACATCGGCGGCGACGATTTCATCCTGCTGATGCAGAGCCGCGACTGGCGCAGCCGTTGCGAACAGGCGCTGCGTTCGTTCGAACAGGCTGCCGAACTGATGTTCCGGGAAGAGCACCTGGCCGCCGGCGGATACAGCAGCGAGGGGCGCGACGGCACCGTCACGTTCCATCCGCTCACCAGCCTGTCCATCGGCGCGACGCAGATCCAGCCGGGGCTGTTCATGTCGCATCACGAAGTCTCCGCCGCCATGACCGACGCCAAGAAGATGGCCAAAAAAACTGCCGGCAACAGCCTGTTCATCGAGCAACGCAGCCAACCGACCACCAGGAGCATGCCATGA
- a CDS encoding 1-acyl-sn-glycerol-3-phosphate acyltransferase, giving the protein MARRLIALFRAVRLALHIGYGLALAVAYPWFSLALQRRILQRWSSGLLDIFNVRIEIDDADPLRSLRHGLIVTNHISWLDVFVLNAVVPMRFVAKSEVRRWPAIGWLCARAQTLFIERGKARSAARINVQLVELLQRGGCLAIFPEGTTTDGTRVAHFHASLLQPAIDAGAQVHPVAIRYQDRNGAHSMAAAYIDDMSFGASMWNILSEPELHVRLVATPPLEASGTDRRILTNSVRHHISMALADMHAAPIMSPQLADPAHVIARMEAEQHFQSLYCVLLYPSLAHEASPHQAK; this is encoded by the coding sequence TTGGCCAGACGACTGATCGCCCTGTTCCGCGCCGTGCGCCTCGCGCTGCACATCGGCTACGGCCTCGCCCTGGCCGTGGCCTATCCATGGTTCAGCCTGGCCTTGCAGCGGCGCATCCTGCAGCGCTGGTCGTCCGGCTTGCTGGACATCTTCAATGTGCGCATCGAGATCGATGACGCCGATCCGCTACGCTCGCTGCGCCACGGCCTCATCGTCACCAACCACATCTCGTGGCTGGATGTGTTCGTGCTGAATGCCGTGGTGCCGATGCGTTTCGTCGCAAAATCGGAAGTGCGCCGCTGGCCGGCGATCGGCTGGCTGTGTGCGCGCGCGCAGACCCTGTTCATCGAACGCGGCAAGGCTCGCTCCGCCGCGCGCATCAACGTGCAACTGGTCGAGCTGCTACAGCGCGGCGGCTGCCTTGCGATCTTCCCCGAAGGCACCACCACCGACGGCACCCGGGTGGCGCATTTCCATGCCTCGCTGCTGCAACCCGCCATCGACGCCGGCGCCCAGGTACATCCCGTCGCCATCCGTTATCAGGACAGGAACGGCGCACACAGCATGGCCGCCGCCTATATCGACGATATGTCCTTCGGCGCTTCGATGTGGAACATCCTGAGCGAACCGGAACTGCACGTCCGCCTGGTCGCCACCCCGCCGCTGGAGGCGAGCGGCACCGACCGGCGCATCCTGACGAATTCCGTGCGGCACCACATCAGCATGGCGCTGGCCGACATGCATGCCGCGCCCATCATGTCACCGCAGCTCGCCGATCCCGCACATGTCATCGCGCGCATGGAAGCCGAACAGCACTTCCAGTCGCTCTACTGCGTCCTGCTCTATCCGTCGCTCGCACACGAGGCCTCGCCGCACCAGGCCAAGTGA